The genomic stretch tgagaaatatttataactataaatattgatagagacataaaaaatgaaaactttctaACAGAAAAGTGACATATGCCGCTAGGACAAATAAGCGGCAAAACAAAAAAACGTGCAGTATTTATGACCCTTTCTGACCCACCATGACTATGATCATGAAATAAGAAACACACAATCAGTACCTTGCTCACTATggtgttgaaattttgaaaaaaaataaaatcgcaCTAAAAATAACAAACTTATGCTCAGTTTATTCTTCATGAACTTTACCTGACATTGACATTGAAGAAACGTCAATGGATTATATGCACCGCACACCACAAGGttcagagatatatcaaattttaatatattcaaattaatgacaataatgttatgaaataagatgttttattttccttAGGTTTTGAATATATCTAATTATTCTAATtcaattttataatataaaagGTGGATCCGACAGGGTATATATAAAAATCAGCTTTATTTTACACCGTGTTATTTCACATTTCATCATCTTCATCTATTTTTTTCCTTCAAGAACTTCACCTACAAACGCCCCAGCATCTTTCACGATCTCCTCTCCAACCTGCACACACGTTTGTTGTATTGCCCCTGTAGAAACGCCGACCACTTGCACGTCTTCATTTGCCTCAGTTGAAACGGTGCAAACTATATTACACCTTTTACATACAACATATAGCAAGTACACACAGCAGAACACGAGACAAATCCAGTCTATGGAGATGAAAGCGCATGCAATTTTGACAAAGATTTCATCGCATTTCCCATCAGTACATCCTGCCGGCTTATTATCAGCTGTACAAGGGACAGAACCATCAACCCATACTGTCTGATACACTGAGTATACCCATCTCGTACCTGGAATTATATTGCACATTTACATTAATATGCTAAAGTCTTTTCGTGTATTCATAAACATGAAACTGTTTTCATGTTAAAACTGCAGGGTAACATCGTGCTTCGATGACTACGCCGGTCGCGTGAGGTCGCGTGATTAGGTGTTCGCCGCAAGCAGATGTACTTGCTTGCGTGTAGCTGAAAGCTGCACATGTgctaaaattgatttaaaagtcGGAATAAATAGTCTAAACATCAGTTCTGTACATTTATAAAAAGTGCAATAAATTGTACAATTAAACCAGACCCCGCCCGTTCCTTCGCTCCTGCTTACGGGAAGGTAATGTTATTTAGCATTTTAAAACGTACTGGACATAAATCTCGATCATAAATACATAGTTTATAGATAGAACATTGATTATAACTTGGTATATTTAAAACGAAGTTGAAATTGCCATGTTTAGATATTACCTGCCATCTGCCAGGCGATGTTTGCGATAGCTAATATACCACAAATGATTTTCCCGCTTCTCGTTGCATCTTCACTCTCTCTATGGTCTGCTTTCCCTTGCTGAGCAGGGATTTCATGTCCACGGCGGAACTGGACGACTTTGACAAAAACCAAATATATCACAGGGGCCATAAGACTCCCAAGAATGAACACGGGTGCATTGTTTTCCAAAGTACAACTCCTCGTGTTGTTAGCTCCTGTAAAGTATTTTAAGGTATAATAATGTGTAATGATACCAAAAGTGCTCATAAAGAATCCAAAGAAGAAATATTCGGAGGAATTCAAGACCTTTTCACCAATCTTAAAAGATTGAAGTTCAATCATTTCGAAGGTAATTTGCTTTTTCCCTTTTTATGAAGCTGCGGGATTATTGAAAATACTGAAACTTTTATCCAACTAATGCATATAAATAACTTCAAAGTAATACCTCAGTCGTTCTTTCTATTATAATCTAGACGTCGGTAAACGAGTTTTTGTTATCAACAAATGCCTTTTAAATTCAAAGCAAAAGACTCATttgaaacaaaagtaaaaactACATAGAGATTGAAATGCCTGTATTTGTTCAGGTAATAGATAAGACGGGTATGAGAAGGGATGGGGTTCAAGATGTTCCAATACGGAGGCCATCACATGTCGCTATTCTGTATGTACATTTAGCATCTAGTACATATGTAGTTTTATCTAGTATGGGgactgaaaatatctttaaaataaaaaatgtttgcatGTTAATGCTTATTTTCTCTTTATATGTTAGGCCGGGGTGCTTCATTGGCTATGACGCTATTGTCATTTGCATTGTACATCTTAAGACACACACAGTTGCAAATAGCAAGCTATTTAAATTCATTACTTGATCAAGTTTTATATTGTAACTGCTTGATAGGATGTTACATTGTTGCTAAAAAAGCGTATCTTTCCAAAGTCTCCAATTTCACAAACATTGAAATGAACGAGTACACTGTGACGTAAAACAATGCTAAATGTGAATTCCATccaatatttcaaatacatattttggCTATCACACACTTACCTACAACGATTTTCCTTCACCCAACAATACCGCTAGGGCAATACCGACATTTACTCGTCAGCTTATACACTTTGATGACTTACCAACAACCAATTTCCTACACCTAGCCGCATTGCTAGGGCAATATTTACATTTAGTCTTTGATGACTTACCAACAACTAGCTTTCCTACACCTAGCCGCACCCCTAGGGCAATACTTACATTTAGTTTTTGATGACTTACCAACAACCAACTTTCCTACACCTAGCTGCACCGCTAGGGCAATACTTATATTTAGTCTTTGATGACTTACCTACAGTCAACTTTCCTACACCTAGCTGCACCGCTAGGGcaatacttacatttatttgtccGCATATACACCTTATGACTTACCAACAACCAACTTTCCTATACCTAGCCGCATCGCTAGGGCAATATTTACATTTAGTCTTTAATGACTTACCAACAATTAACTCTCCTACACCTAGCCGCACCCCTACGGCAATACTTACATTTAGTTTTTGATGACTTACCAACAACCAACTTTCCTACACAAAGCTGCAGCGCTAGGGcaatacttacatttatttgtccGCATATACACCTTATGACTTACCAACAACCAACTTTCCTATAACTAGCTGCACCGCTAGGGCAATACTTACATTTAGTATTTGATGACTTACCTACAATCAACTCTCCTACACCTTGCTGCACCGCTAGGGcaatacttacatttatttgtccGCATATACACCTTATGACTTACCAACAACCAACTTTCCTATAACTAGCTGCACCGCTAGGGCAATACTTACATTTAGTATTTGATGACTTACCTTCAACAAATTTTCCTACACCTTGCTGCACCGCTAGGGCAATACTTACATTTGGTCGTCAGCCTATACACATTATGACTTACCTATATCCAACTGTTCTACACCTAGCTGCACCGTTAGGGCAATACTTACATTTAGTCGTCAGCCTATACACCTTATGATTTACCTACAACCAACTTTCCTACACCCAGCAGCACCGCTAGAGCAATACCAACATTCAATGGCCAGCTTCTTCTCCACGAACAGCAAGAACAAACTGAAATTTCAACTTTACTTTTATCACATAATAAACTAGAAGGAAACACATGTATG from Mercenaria mercenaria strain notata chromosome 16, MADL_Memer_1, whole genome shotgun sequence encodes the following:
- the LOC123540995 gene encoding uncharacterized protein LOC123540995; translation: MASVNGIPVSIVCSCCSWRRSWPLNVGIALAVLLGVGKLVVGANNTRSCTLENNAPVFILGSLMAPVIYLVFVKVVQFRRGHEIPAQQGKADHRESEDATRSGKIICGILAIANIAWQMAGTRWVYSVYQTVWVDGSVPCTADNKPAGCTDGKCDEIFVKIACAFISIDWICLVFCCVYLLYVVCKRCNIVCTVSTEANEDVQVVGVSTGAIQQTCVQVGEEIVKDAGAFVGEVLEGKK